The genomic DNA CGAAAGCGCGTGCAAGGGGTTATTCGTCACAGAAGAACTTTAAAATTATCGCGTATTTGCTGACGGGTAAAATGGACTTTTCAAGAATCAATTCAGCTTACTTACCCACTTAATTTGCGAAAGAACCCTATTTATCAATAAGCCAAAAAAAAGCCGCCGGAGAAAACTCCGGCAGCGTTATCCATGAAACTATCTTTCGATTAGTTACCGCCCAAGGAACCTTTGTAATAATCGGCAGCGCCGGCGATATAGTCGATAGCCGCTTTAAGAGCAGCGTCGTCCAACGCATTCAAACGGAACTTGATATTGTACTGGATATACCAGGTTTCGTCTTCTTCGCTGTTATAGCATGAGAAGAATCCCCATTCGCCGTCTTCGATATTCAGCTTGAGAAGCTGAAGAAGGGTATCTTCGCTGGGCTGGGAAGAATCGGCAATAACATCGCAATAAATGACGACGTTCTTATCGGCGGCATCAACCACGTCATCGGCAATCAGGAAAAAGATGGTATAATCGGTTTCGTTATAGGTATAGGTTACCTTCCATCCGGCATCCTTATCGGTTTCCGACTGGAACTTGTAGTTCTTATCCTTCCACCCCTTTAACGACTTACCAACGTCCTTCGCGGACATACTGAAACCGAAAGACGCCGTGATCAACAGAGCGCTGACAACTAAAAGAAATCTCTTCATATTAAAACCTCCTGTGGTTCTATGAATAGTATAATATAGAAAAGGAAATTTACAAGTTTTACAAAAAATATTTTATGGTCACTTCGAATTACTTAGTCAAAGAAGTGACCATCGGGTGTTAAACAACCAATTATACTTTGATTTGTTAGAATAAGCAAGGTTTATTAAACTGGTTCTTATAGTATTTTAATATTTTTTACAAATTTATATGCGTTTCCACACAGTCCCGTCGGGCGTATCCCGCACCTCAATCCCATGTTCGAGGAGCAGCTTGCGGAGTTCGTCGGCGCGCGCGAAATCCTTCCCTTTCTTCGCGTCCGTCCGTTCGGATATCATCGCGCGTTCCTCATCCGTCAGCTCGTCCTTCGCGCCGAGGTTCAGGAACCCCAGCACGGACTCAATCTTGCTGAAAATTTCTATTACCCGTTCCGCGAACTCCTTCGTCACCCGCTCCATCCCGTCGTTCACCGCGCGTATCAATTCGAACAACGCCCCCATCCCCTCGGCGATATTCAGGTCGTCGTCCAACGCGGCCTCGAACTTATCCCGCTGTTCCGCGAGCAGCCTTAACATTGCCCCGTCGGCCGTGCCTACGTTTCTTACATTCCCGAGGGTGAATAAAAAGTCGTCGATCCGTTTGAGCGCCGCGTCCGCCCCCTTGATGCCGTCGAACGTAAAATTCAGGGGCTTGCGGTAATGGGTGGTGTAGAGCAGGTAACGTATCGAACGGGCGGAATATCCCTTCGCGAGCAGGTCGCGCAGGGTGAAGAAATTCCCCTTCGACTTGGCCATCTTCTCGCCCTCGACGATCAGATGCGCCGAATGGAGCCAGTACCGGACGAACTGCTTCCCGGTCGCGGCTTCGCTCTGCGCGATCTCGTTCTCGTGATGCGGGAACATGTTATCGATACCGCCGGAGTGAATATCCAGCGTTTCGCCGAGGTATTTCATACTCATCGCGGAACATTCGATATGCCATCCAGGGCGGCCTTCTCCCCACGGCGACTGCCATTTGACGTCCCCGTCGGCGGGCGACCATTTCTTCCACAGCGCGAAATCGGACACCGTCTCCTTCTCGTACTCGTCGTTCGCGACACGCCCGCTCGCCCCCGCCCGGAGCGCGTCCTTATCGAGATGCGCGAGCTTACCGTACCCGTCGAACGCCGTTATCTTGAAATACACCCCGTCGTCGGTCCGGTAGGCGTACCCCTTTTCCATGAGTTTTTCGATCATCCCGATCATCTCAGGAATATGATCGGTCGCCGACGGAAACACCTCAGCAGGCGTAAAATTCAGCGACTTCAGGTCCTCGAAGAACGCATCCTTATAT from Brevinematales bacterium includes the following:
- a CDS encoding cysteine--tRNA ligase, encoding MPVRFYNTLTRAVEDFTPLQKGTATMYTCGPTVYNFLHIGNLRTFLFEDLLHRWLRYRGYNVRQIMNLTDVDDKTIRDSRANGMPLAEFTRIYKDAFFEDLKSLNFTPAEVFPSATDHIPEMIGMIEKLMEKGYAYRTDDGVYFKITAFDGYGKLAHLDKDALRAGASGRVANDEYEKETVSDFALWKKWSPADGDVKWQSPWGEGRPGWHIECSAMSMKYLGETLDIHSGGIDNMFPHHENEIAQSEAATGKQFVRYWLHSAHLIVEGEKMAKSKGNFFTLRDLLAKGYSARSIRYLLYTTHYRKPLNFTFDGIKGADAALKRIDDFLFTLGNVRNVGTADGAMLRLLAEQRDKFEAALDDDLNIAEGMGALFELIRAVNDGMERVTKEFAERVIEIFSKIESVLGFLNLGAKDELTDEERAMISERTDAKKGKDFARADELRKLLLEHGIEVRDTPDGTVWKRI